From one Pempheris klunzingeri isolate RE-2024b chromosome 5, fPemKlu1.hap1, whole genome shotgun sequence genomic stretch:
- the dnaja2b gene encoding dnaJ homolog subfamily A member 2b, with protein MANVVDTKLYDILGVSPSASENELKKAYRKLAKEYHPDKNPDAGDKFKEISFAYEVLTNPEKKELYDRYGEQGLREGGGGGPGMDDIFSHIFGGGLFGFMGGQGRGRNGGKRRGDDMVHPLKVSLEDLYNGKTTKLQLSKNVLCGACNGQGGKAGAVQKCVACRGRGMRIMIRQLAPGMVQQMQSVCTDCNGEGEVINEKDRCRKCEGHKVCKETKLLEVHVDKGMRHGQKITFSGEADQAPGVEPGDIVLVLQEKEHEEFRREGNDLHMVQRIGLVEALCGFQLTVTHLDGRQLLVKYPPGKVIEPGCIRMVKGEGMPQYRNPFEKGDLYIKFDVQFPENNWISPEKLNELECLLPARAENPVIAADAEEVDLTDFDRSQGSGGGARREAYNDSSDEEGGHHGPGVQCAHQ; from the exons ATGGCGAACGTAGTGGATACTAAGCTGTACGACATCCTCGGAGTTTCACCGTCTGCCTCtgaaaatgaactaaaaaag GCCTACCGCAAATTGGCTAAAGAGTACCATCCTGACAAGAACCCTGATGCTGGAGACAAG tTTAAAGAGATCAGTTTTGCGTATGAAGTACTGACAAACCCAGAAAAGAAGGAGCTTTATGATCGCTATGGAGAACAGGGGCTGCGGGAGGGAGGGGGCGGAGGGCCTGGCATGGACGATATCTTCTCTCACATTTTTGGTGGAGGACTGTTTGGATTCATGGGGGGACAGGGCAGAGGACGCAATGGAGGCAAGAGAAGAGGGGATGATATGGTACACCCTCTGAA AGTTTCTCTTGAAGACCTCTACAATGGCAAAACCACTAAACTGCAGCTCAGTAAGAATGTGCTGTGTGGTGCCTGTAATGG TCAGGGGGGTAAGGCAGGAGCAGTCCAGAAGTGTGTGGCATGCAGAGGACGAGGTATGAGAATTATGATTAGACAGCTGGCCCCTGGGATGGTCCAACAGATGCAGTCAGTCTGCACAGACTGCAATGGAGAGG GGGAGGTGATAAATGAGAAAGACCGCTGCAGAAAGTGTGAGGGTCATAAGGTGTGTAAGGAGACTAAGCTTCTGGAGGTGCACGTGGACAAAGGCATGAGACATGGACAGAAGATCACATTCTCTGGGGAAGCTGACCAAGCACCAGGCGTCGAACCAGGAGACATAGTCCTGGTGCTGCAAGAGAAAGAACATGAG GAATTCCGCCGTGAAGGCAATGACCTTCACATGGTCCAACGTATCGGCCTGGTTGAGGCTCTTTGTGGCTTCCAGCTGACTGTCACACACCTTGATGGACGACAGTTGCTTGTCAAATACCCACCTGGCAAGGTCATCGAGCCAG GCTGCATTCGAATGGTGAAGGGAGAGGGAATGCCTCAGTACAGAAACCCATTTGAGAAGGGAGACCTTTACATCAAGTTTGACGTCCAGTTCCCTGAAAACAACTGGATTAGCCCCGAAAAACTGAAT GAACTGGAGTGCTTGCTGCCTGCTCGTGCTGAGAATCCTGTTATTGCAGCCGATGCAGAAGAAGTTGACCTGACAGATTTTGACAGGAGTCAAGGGTCAGGAGGTGGAGCCAGGAGAGAGGCCTACAATGATAGCTCTGATGAGGAAGGGGGCCATCACGGCCCAGGGGTGCAGTGCGCACACCAATAG